One segment of Candidatus Paceibacterota bacterium DNA contains the following:
- the recG gene encoding ATP-dependent DNA helicase RecG, whose protein sequence is MTDILQKPLEENFRLNPKQKSGLKKFGLNTYGDILNFFPIRYEKTLTQKPINGLQKEDEVSVYGRLSNLETGKTWSGKRPFSRGTLVDPTGKIKILWLNQPYLAKMFAGNPLVKISGKVSERKNTLCFVNPTIDKITEIPLPILNQDSENQDKNPFEPIYKETTGLSSRWFYFAVQKILRSGILEEQKDPIPSEILKKYNLPTLKSSFVWIHIPKKEGDYLAARKRFAFQEIFFIQLEKQKERKASQEKKSFRIEKTKKDLEGFLKKLPFRLTDAQDRAVSEILKDFKREFPMSRLLEGDVGSGKTAVAAITSYATISTPPPDNKFGGLQVAYMAPTEILANQHFKTFVETFAGLNIKVGLITGSGCKKFPSKINPNEATTISKSQLLKWVAQGEIPILIGTHSLIEKKVNFKNLAFVIIDEQHRFGTAQRSRLRKKDDILPHLLSMTATPIPRTLALTIYGDLDLTILDQMPSGRKPVITEIVTPQKRKETYEKIRHELVAGRQLYVVCPRINEPDPEKEMALNVKSVTEEARRLKKEIFPEYEIGILHSKLKKDEKEKVMDKFTKNEIQILCATSVVEVGVNVPNATTIIIEGAERFGLAQLHQLRGRVLRSRHQAYCFVFSDSKSGKSIERLKAMITAKNGFELAELDLAQRGAGELYGQKQWGITDLGMEAIKNIKMVEAARNEAREIVESDPELKELKHQHLREILENQKGKYHFE, encoded by the coding sequence ATGACAGACATACTCCAAAAACCACTTGAAGAAAATTTTCGTCTAAACCCCAAACAAAAATCTGGCTTAAAAAAATTTGGTCTTAACACCTATGGTGACATTTTGAATTTTTTTCCAATCCGCTACGAAAAAACGCTTACTCAAAAGCCAATAAACGGTCTCCAAAAAGAAGACGAGGTGTCTGTCTACGGACGGCTTTCGAATCTGGAAACCGGAAAAACATGGAGTGGCAAAAGGCCGTTTTCTCGAGGAACGCTGGTTGATCCGACCGGTAAAATTAAAATTCTCTGGCTTAATCAGCCCTATCTGGCAAAAATGTTTGCCGGTAATCCGTTGGTTAAAATTTCCGGAAAAGTATCTGAAAGAAAAAACACGCTTTGTTTTGTTAATCCGACAATTGATAAAATAACAGAAATTCCACTACCAATCTTAAATCAAGATTCCGAAAATCAAGACAAAAATCCTTTTGAGCCAATTTATAAAGAAACGACCGGATTAAGCTCGCGCTGGTTTTATTTCGCTGTCCAAAAAATCTTGCGTAGTGGAATTTTAGAAGAACAGAAAGATCCGATTCCGTCAGAAATTTTGAAGAAATACAATTTACCGACATTAAAATCTTCTTTCGTCTGGATTCATATACCAAAAAAAGAAGGCGATTATTTAGCCGCCAGAAAAAGGTTCGCTTTTCAAGAAATATTTTTCATTCAGCTTGAAAAACAAAAAGAAAGAAAAGCGAGCCAAGAAAAAAAATCATTCAGAATTGAAAAAACAAAAAAAGATTTGGAGGGATTTTTGAAGAAACTGCCGTTCAGATTGACTGATGCGCAAGATAGAGCGGTTTCAGAAATCTTAAAAGATTTTAAAAGAGAATTTCCGATGTCGCGTCTTTTAGAGGGAGATGTCGGAAGCGGAAAAACGGCAGTCGCCGCCATTACTTCTTACGCGACTATTTCCACTCCTCCACCGGATAATAAATTCGGCGGACTGCAGGTGGCTTATATGGCGCCGACAGAAATTCTCGCCAATCAGCATTTTAAAACTTTTGTTGAAACCTTTGCCGGCCTTAACATAAAAGTCGGATTAATCACCGGATCAGGTTGTAAAAAATTTCCGTCAAAAATTAACCCAAATGAAGCAACAACAATTTCTAAATCGCAGCTTCTAAAATGGGTCGCTCAAGGGGAAATTCCAATTCTCATCGGCACTCATTCTTTAATTGAAAAAAAAGTGAACTTTAAAAATCTGGCTTTTGTCATAATTGACGAACAGCACCGCTTCGGCACCGCCCAAAGAAGCCGGCTTAGAAAAAAAGACGATATTTTGCCGCATCTGCTTTCAATGACCGCCACGCCGATTCCCCGAACACTGGCTCTAACAATTTACGGCGATTTAGATTTAACTATTTTGGACCAAATGCCAAGTGGCCGAAAACCGGTCATTACGGAAATTGTCACGCCTCAAAAAAGAAAAGAAACTTATGAAAAAATCCGACACGAACTTGTGGCGGGTCGACAACTTTATGTTGTTTGCCCCCGCATCAACGAACCAGATCCGGAAAAAGAAATGGCTCTAAATGTTAAATCAGTCACAGAAGAAGCAAGGCGCCTCAAAAAAGAAATTTTTCCGGAATATGAAATTGGCATTCTTCATAGCAAACTCAAAAAAGACGAGAAAGAAAAAGTTATGGATAAATTTACCAAAAATGAAATCCAAATTCTTTGCGCGACTTCCGTCGTGGAAGTCGGTGTCAACGTGCCAAACGCCACCACAATTATTATAGAAGGTGCAGAAAGATTCGGCTTGGCGCAACTGCATCAGCTCCGTGGCCGAGTTTTACGAAGCCGACATCAAGCATATTGTTTTGTTTTCTCCGATTCAAAATCAGGAAAATCAATAGAGCGACTCAAAGCCATGATTACAGCCAAGAACGGCTTTGAATTGGCAGAATTGGATCTTGCGCAAAGGGGTGCTGGCGAACTTTATGGCCAAAAACAATGGGGCATAACGGACCTCGGCATGGAAGCCATCAAAAATATTAAAATGGTTGAGGCGGCCAGAAACGAAGCCCGAGAAATTGTTGAGTCCGATCCGGAATTAAAAGAACTAAAACACCAACACTTAAGAGAGATTCTGGAAAACCAGAAAGGAAAGTATCATTTTGAGTAA
- a CDS encoding phosphoribosyltransferase family protein — protein sequence MDIFIKNIKETLLGLVFPSSQLPESVTEDRIREIKKPLDWHDDNTIVIFDYGDTLAKKLIWELKYKNNFKAAEVLAKAMREELIGQMNDWAIFENFQKPILLPVPLSKKKLAKRGYNQTEILVKEILKTDKGENFEAELKVLTKSRETKDQSSLKSKTERSKNLNGCFKVSSVEKIKGRNLIIVDDVITTGATLNEIKKVLRKAGAKKIKAVVVAH from the coding sequence GTGGATATTTTTATAAAAAATATAAAAGAGACTTTGTTGGGACTGGTTTTTCCAAGCTCACAATTACCAGAATCAGTTACAGAAGACAGAATTAGAGAAATTAAAAAACCCCTCGATTGGCACGACGACAACACAATCGTTATTTTTGACTATGGTGATACTTTGGCAAAAAAACTAATCTGGGAACTAAAATACAAAAATAATTTTAAAGCAGCGGAAGTCTTGGCAAAAGCCATGCGTGAAGAACTTATTGGTCAAATGAATGATTGGGCGATTTTTGAAAATTTTCAAAAACCGATATTGTTGCCCGTTCCCCTATCAAAGAAAAAGTTGGCAAAACGCGGGTACAATCAAACAGAAATTCTAGTTAAAGAAATTTTGAAAACAGATAAAGGAGAAAATTTTGAAGCGGAACTTAAAGTTTTAACAAAATCCAGAGAAACAAAAGACCAGAGCTCTTTGAAAAGCAAGACCGAAAGAAGTAAAAATTTAAATGGTTGTTTCAAGGTTTCTAGTGTGGAGAAAATCAAAGGACGGAATCTGATTATTGTTGATGATGTCATAACCACAGGCGCCACATTGAATGAGATTAAAAAAGTTTTGAGAAAAGCTGGGGCTAAAAAGATAAAAGCAGTGGTGGTAGCACACTAA
- the pilM gene encoding pilus assembly protein PilM — MFTGLFKKKGSNTVVGIDIGSSAIKVVQLSEKRGKAVLDTYGALALGPYAGVEIGQATNLPADKIISALTEILKESKVSTNASSIAIPFNSTLMTVIELPSASERHLKNIIPIEAKKYVPVPISEVSLDWSILPKDQVESESQTTRNESEKENKEGGAGNDKTEEKAVGEKIKVLIVAIHNDVFGKFKQIIAGAGLESDIFEVEIFSTLRAVLEPTAEPIMIMDVGAASTKLYVVERGNIENSHTINRGSQDITSTISRSLRIPIKEAEIVKRTKGLAFREDKELGGAIFLTLDHIFAETAKVIRNYNAKNNQALNKIILVGGGSSMKGFAEAASANLQVEVLSSDPFSKVEAPVFVSDVLKNTGPEFATAVGVALRYLSEQ, encoded by the coding sequence ATGTTTACTGGTTTATTCAAGAAAAAAGGAAGTAATACGGTTGTCGGCATTGATATTGGTAGCTCGGCCATAAAAGTTGTCCAGCTTTCGGAGAAAAGAGGTAAGGCGGTTTTGGACACTTATGGCGCTTTAGCGCTCGGACCTTATGCGGGTGTTGAAATAGGACAGGCCACGAATTTGCCAGCCGATAAAATAATTTCCGCTCTAACGGAAATATTAAAAGAGTCAAAAGTTTCGACAAACGCCTCATCGATCGCCATTCCCTTCAACTCAACTCTTATGACGGTTATAGAATTGCCATCTGCAAGTGAAAGACATCTAAAAAATATTATCCCGATTGAAGCCAAGAAGTATGTGCCCGTGCCAATAAGTGAAGTGTCTTTGGATTGGTCAATTTTACCGAAAGATCAGGTTGAGTCGGAAAGTCAGACGACAAGAAATGAATCAGAAAAAGAAAACAAAGAAGGTGGTGCTGGCAACGACAAGACAGAAGAAAAGGCGGTTGGTGAAAAAATTAAAGTTTTAATAGTTGCTATTCATAATGATGTTTTTGGTAAATTCAAACAGATTATTGCTGGTGCCGGTTTGGAATCCGATATTTTTGAAGTTGAAATTTTTAGCACGCTACGAGCGGTTTTGGAGCCAACCGCAGAGCCAATTATGATTATGGATGTCGGTGCCGCTTCAACAAAGCTCTATGTTGTGGAGAGGGGTAATATTGAAAATTCACATACCATCAACCGTGGTTCGCAGGATATAACTTCTACTATTTCGCGCTCTTTACGTATTCCGATAAAAGAAGCCGAAATTGTGAAGCGGACCAAAGGTCTTGCTTTTCGCGAGGACAAAGAACTTGGCGGGGCGATTTTTTTAACTCTTGACCACATTTTTGCCGAGACCGCTAAAGTGATTAGGAATTACAATGCTAAAAACAATCAGGCCTTGAATAAGATTATTTTGGTCGGCGGTGGCTCTAGTATGAAAGGTTTTGCCGAAGCGGCGAGCGCCAATTTGCAGGTTGAAGTTTTGTCGAGCGACCCCTTTTCTAAAGTCGAAGCGCCGGTTTTTGTTTCCGATGTATTGAAAAATACCGGTCCGGAATTTGCCACAGCAGTTGGTGTTGCCTTGAGATATTTGTCAGAACAATAA
- the pilO gene encoding type 4a pilus biogenesis protein PilO: MRNFFPIIIIVATAGLVYMYVWPQFNNVQELWADGRNYDDVLAKSAELRQVREGLREVLRDLPTPELEKLSKMIPSGSDNVQLILDIDNLARRRGILMENIKTSFSEDETVNSRSSKATQSSGVYNTMVVNFQFSASYENLILFLRDIEDSLRIMDVLSIKIKGDEERPKIQNYELSIRTYWLK; encoded by the coding sequence ATGCGAAATTTTTTTCCAATAATAATAATAGTTGCCACCGCCGGCTTGGTTTATATGTACGTCTGGCCGCAGTTTAACAATGTCCAGGAGCTTTGGGCGGACGGCAGAAATTATGATGATGTATTAGCCAAGTCTGCCGAATTGAGGCAGGTTAGAGAAGGGTTAAGGGAGGTTTTGAGAGATTTACCGACACCTGAGCTGGAAAAACTTTCCAAAATGATTCCAAGTGGCAGTGACAACGTTCAATTGATTTTGGATATTGATAATCTTGCCAGACGCCGTGGGATCTTGATGGAAAACATAAAAACCTCGTTCTCCGAAGACGAAACAGTAAATTCTCGTAGTAGTAAAGCCACGCAGTCTTCGGGTGTTTACAATACAATGGTTGTAAATTTTCAGTTCAGCGCTTCGTATGAGAACTTGATTCTTTTTCTTAGAGACATAGAAGACAGCTTGCGAATAATGGATGTCTTGTCAATAAAGATCAAGGGCGATGAAGAGCGACCGAAAATTCAAAATTACGAACTATCAATAAGAACTTATTGGTTGAAATAA
- a CDS encoding GspE/PulE family protein gives MANGFNIQKIKIGNQKIPSEILSIVPEESAKHYKFAPLGIRDSVLELGIVDPDNIEARDALNFISAKTRLPYKLFLISEEDFEKVLSMYRGLSEEVTKALSQLEGNSEAVTGVSFSQEEEDSIKEKKLKDTSEKQETKIVETAPITKIVATILRYAAEGNASDVHIEKMTENIRVRFRVDGVLNTSLVLPAKVHSAIVARIKLLSNMKLDEKRKPQDGRFSAKIDGRKIDFRVSTFPTYHGEKVVMRILDSGKGMKKLEELGFSEDSLVMVRKAIKKPYGLILISGPTGSGKTTTLYSILNEFDREKNNVLSLEDPIEYNIEGVNQSQVRSDIGYTFANGLRTTLRQDPDIIMVGEIRDAETAGLAIQAALTGHLVLATIHTNNAAGVIPRLIDMKVDPYLIAPTLILAMAQRLVSLLCPGAGTPTPIEGSIKMMIDKQFSDLPEEFRKKLPIGNEVYRLSPGPECPSGTRGRIVVSEMFEMDKDVESAILKGSSELEIDKILRNKGMLKMKEDAILKSFKRLIPFEEILGL, from the coding sequence ATGGCAAACGGTTTCAATATTCAAAAGATAAAAATTGGCAACCAAAAAATTCCGAGCGAAATTCTAAGCATTGTTCCGGAAGAATCAGCCAAGCACTATAAATTTGCCCCACTTGGTATAAGGGACAGTGTTTTGGAATTAGGCATAGTTGATCCAGATAATATTGAGGCAAGAGATGCTCTAAATTTCATTTCGGCCAAAACCAGGTTGCCTTACAAACTTTTTTTGATTTCGGAAGAAGATTTTGAAAAGGTTTTGTCTATGTATCGCGGATTGTCAGAAGAGGTGACAAAAGCCCTTTCCCAACTTGAGGGTAACTCTGAAGCCGTCACCGGCGTGTCTTTCAGTCAGGAGGAAGAAGATTCAATAAAAGAAAAAAAACTCAAAGACACAAGTGAGAAGCAAGAGACAAAAATAGTTGAAACGGCTCCAATCACAAAAATCGTTGCCACAATTTTGCGTTATGCCGCTGAAGGTAATGCTTCTGATGTCCACATTGAAAAAATGACGGAGAATATAAGGGTTCGTTTTCGGGTGGACGGTGTTTTAAATACAAGTCTAGTTTTACCTGCCAAGGTTCATTCTGCGATTGTCGCAAGAATAAAACTTTTATCAAACATGAAGTTGGATGAAAAGCGTAAGCCACAAGACGGAAGGTTTAGCGCTAAAATCGATGGTCGGAAGATTGATTTTCGTGTTTCAACCTTTCCAACTTATCATGGCGAGAAGGTGGTGATGAGAATTTTGGATTCCGGAAAAGGTATGAAGAAGCTCGAAGAGCTTGGATTTTCGGAAGACAGCTTGGTGATGGTTAGAAAAGCCATAAAAAAACCTTACGGCTTGATTTTGATTTCTGGTCCGACCGGTAGCGGAAAGACAACTACTCTATATTCAATCCTCAATGAATTTGATAGGGAAAAAAACAACGTGCTTTCTTTGGAGGATCCGATTGAATACAACATTGAGGGCGTTAACCAGTCGCAAGTCCGCTCAGATATTGGCTATACTTTCGCTAACGGTTTGAGAACTACTTTGCGCCAAGATCCAGACATTATAATGGTCGGTGAAATCAGAGATGCGGAAACTGCCGGTCTTGCGATTCAGGCCGCTTTGACTGGACATTTAGTTCTGGCAACAATCCACACCAATAATGCTGCGGGTGTCATTCCGCGTCTTATAGACATGAAGGTTGACCCGTATCTCATTGCCCCTACTTTGATTTTGGCAATGGCGCAAAGACTTGTAAGCTTGCTGTGTCCGGGGGCCGGCACGCCGACTCCGATTGAAGGTTCAATCAAAATGATGATAGACAAGCAGTTTAGTGATCTACCCGAAGAATTTCGCAAGAAACTGCCGATTGGGAATGAGGTTTACCGCTTGTCGCCCGGGCCCGAATGCCCGTCTGGTACTAGGGGCAGGATAGTCGTTTCCGAAATGTTTGAGATGGATAAAGATGTTGAGAGCGCGATTCTGAAGGGCTCGTCTGAACTTGAAATAGACAAAATCTTGAGAAATAAAGGCATGCTTAAAATGAAAGAAGATGCGATTTTGAAGTCATTTAAACGACTCATACCTTTTGAAGAGATATTGGGTTTGTAG
- a CDS encoding response regulator, translating to MPDKKNYKILLLDDDRLLLNMYEKKFSAYGHEVLATLSSAEALSKLREGYNPDILILDVVMPHPDGVEVLKIIREEKLADSATVVMLTNQGASQDIEKAKQYGIDGYIIKAALIPSEVAIEVLKIAESKKR from the coding sequence ATGCCTGATAAAAAAAATTATAAAATTTTATTGTTAGACGATGACCGACTACTTCTGAATATGTACGAGAAGAAGTTTAGCGCTTATGGTCATGAAGTCTTAGCAACACTAAGCAGTGCCGAAGCTCTTTCAAAACTTCGCGAAGGATATAACCCCGACATTTTAATACTTGATGTTGTTATGCCTCATCCGGACGGAGTCGAGGTCTTAAAGATTATTAGGGAAGAAAAACTTGCTGACTCTGCCACCGTGGTAATGCTTACCAATCAAGGTGCATCTCAAGACATCGAAAAGGCAAAGCAGTATGGTATAGATGGCTACATTATCAAAGCCGCTCTTATCCCCTCCGAAGTTGCCATTGAAGTTTTAAAAATCGCCGAAAGCAAGAAAAGATAA
- a CDS encoding PilT/PilU family type 4a pilus ATPase: MNYKQELDELVKIVLAEGGSDLHLGEGRKPTIRVNGSLIPISNKESINREYIYGMIDELLTTENKKRFLALKNVDFAYSHVNKERFRGNSYFQQGLIAISLRYIPEKIRTFEELNLPPILENFTEKKQGFFLVVGPVGQGKSTTLAAMIELINQRRAEHIITIEDPIEYVFKENKSIIDQREIRTDSPDFYSALKNVFRQDVNVVMVGEMRETETIATAVTAAETGHYILSTLHTNDAAQTVERVIDAFPAAQQNQIRLQLAGSLTGIFSQRLVPTIAGGLVPAYELLINNTAVSNVIRENRVYEISTIIETGLGEGMISLNRSLVELVRSGQITAENAFRYSNDVKSLEKLL; this comes from the coding sequence ATGAATTATAAACAAGAATTGGACGAGCTCGTAAAAATTGTTTTGGCCGAAGGCGGGTCCGATTTGCATTTAGGCGAGGGTAGGAAGCCGACAATTAGAGTCAACGGCTCACTTATCCCAATTTCTAACAAAGAATCCATCAACCGTGAGTATATATACGGCATGATTGACGAGCTTTTGACCACTGAAAACAAAAAAAGGTTTTTGGCCTTGAAAAATGTTGATTTCGCTTATAGTCATGTCAACAAAGAGAGATTTAGAGGTAACTCATATTTTCAACAAGGTCTTATAGCCATTTCTCTAAGATATATTCCGGAAAAAATCAGAACTTTTGAGGAGCTAAATTTGCCTCCGATTTTGGAGAATTTTACTGAAAAGAAGCAAGGTTTTTTCTTGGTTGTCGGACCGGTTGGTCAAGGTAAGAGCACGACATTGGCGGCCATGATTGAATTGATAAACCAAAGGCGTGCCGAGCACATAATCACTATCGAAGACCCGATTGAGTATGTTTTCAAGGAAAACAAATCAATAATCGACCAGCGGGAAATCAGGACTGATAGTCCAGATTTTTACAGTGCTTTGAAAAATGTTTTCAGGCAGGATGTTAATGTAGTGATGGTCGGCGAAATGCGCGAGACCGAGACGATTGCAACGGCCGTTACCGCCGCCGAAACTGGACATTACATTCTTTCAACTCTACACACAAATGACGCGGCGCAAACTGTTGAGAGAGTAATTGATGCTTTTCCGGCTGCCCAACAAAACCAAATTCGTCTTCAGCTCGCTGGCAGTTTAACCGGAATATTTTCACAAAGATTGGTGCCGACAATTGCCGGTGGTTTGGTGCCAGCTTATGAGCTTTTGATAAATAATACCGCCGTCTCAAACGTCATTAGAGAAAACAGAGTTTATGAAATTTCGACCATTATTGAAACCGGCTTAGGCGAAGGTATGATAAGTCTAAACCGCTCGCTTGTTGAATTGGTCCGGTCTGGACAGATTACCGCTGAAAATGCTTTTAGGTATTCAAACGACGTGAAGAGTCTGGAAAAACTCCTGTAA
- a CDS encoding four helix bundle protein — protein MGRGYKDLIVWQKAKNFCVKIYRVTEEFPKSETFGLVSQLRRSCVSIPSNIAEGSKRNSKKDQNQFYSIAYGSGAEVETQLDISKELFPTLKDKITAIENELTEIMKMLNKLRSYKL, from the coding sequence ATGGGCAGAGGATATAAAGATTTAATTGTTTGGCAGAAGGCAAAAAATTTTTGTGTAAAAATATACAGAGTGACTGAGGAGTTTCCTAAATCAGAAACTTTTGGATTAGTAAGTCAATTAAGAAGGTCGTGTGTATCTATCCCGTCAAATATAGCAGAGGGCTCCAAAAGAAACAGTAAAAAAGACCAAAATCAATTTTACTCTATTGCCTACGGTTCGGGAGCCGAGGTTGAAACCCAGTTGGATATTTCAAAAGAATTATTTCCAACATTAAAAGATAAAATTACCGCTATTGAAAATGAGCTGACTGAGATTATGAAGATGTTAAATAAGTTAAGAAGTTATAAACTATAG
- a CDS encoding type II secretion system F family protein: MLFKYHAIDNSGAEKEGIIDALNKDVAISSLQNRGLVVSSVELLEKPSILRKIPFLNRVASKDIVIVTRQMATLFEAQVSALRVFRLLSSETDHPVLKRSLGQVADDLQEGSSISAALEKHPHIFSDFYVSMVKVGEESGRLSQVFVYLADYLDRTYAVTTKAKHALIYPTFVIIAFIGVMVLLFTVVIPRITPILLETGVDLPVYTKAVLWMSSFLLNYGIYLLVALIIMTFVFFKYFRTQSGRLTLDNLKLSVPYVSNLYQKLYLTRIADNMNTMTSSGVSMIQAIESTAEVVDNEIFKEILQDAALKVKAGKSLSSALAEYREVPSIMTQMIKVGEETGELAHILDTLAKFYQREVITAVDTLTDMIQPAIIVVLGLGVGFLLAAVLMPIYNIAGAF; the protein is encoded by the coding sequence ATGTTATTCAAATACCACGCCATAGATAATAGTGGAGCTGAAAAAGAGGGAATAATTGATGCTTTGAACAAAGATGTGGCTATCAGCTCTTTGCAAAACAGAGGTCTTGTAGTTTCGTCTGTTGAGCTTCTTGAGAAACCATCAATCTTAAGAAAAATTCCGTTTCTAAATAGGGTTGCTTCAAAAGATATTGTGATCGTGACCCGTCAGATGGCGACCTTGTTTGAGGCGCAAGTTTCAGCTTTAAGAGTTTTTCGTCTGCTGTCTTCGGAAACTGATCACCCGGTCTTGAAGAGGTCTTTGGGTCAAGTCGCTGATGATTTGCAGGAAGGAAGTTCAATTTCCGCCGCCTTGGAAAAGCATCCGCATATTTTTTCAGACTTCTATGTCAGCATGGTCAAAGTCGGTGAAGAGTCCGGAAGATTGAGTCAGGTTTTTGTTTACCTCGCTGATTATTTGGACCGGACTTATGCCGTAACAACCAAAGCCAAGCACGCCCTAATTTATCCGACTTTTGTTATTATCGCTTTTATAGGCGTGATGGTTCTTTTGTTTACTGTGGTTATTCCGAGAATTACCCCGATTTTGCTTGAGACAGGAGTTGATTTGCCGGTTTACACTAAAGCTGTTTTGTGGATGAGCTCTTTTCTTTTGAACTACGGAATTTATCTTTTGGTGGCACTTATTATCATGACTTTTGTCTTTTTTAAATATTTCCGGACACAAAGCGGGCGTTTGACCTTGGATAATTTAAAACTTAGCGTGCCCTATGTCAGCAATTTGTACCAGAAACTTTATTTGACCAGAATTGCCGACAATATGAATACTATGACTTCAAGCGGTGTTTCGATGATTCAAGCCATTGAATCAACTGCCGAAGTTGTTGACAATGAGATTTTCAAAGAGATTCTGCAGGACGCCGCTCTGAAAGTGAAAGCCGGCAAGTCGCTTTCTTCGGCTTTGGCCGAATATCGTGAAGTGCCGAGCATTATGACCCAGATGATAAAAGTTGGCGAAGAGACCGGCGAGCTTGCGCATATTTTGGATACTTTGGCGAAATTTTACCAACGTGAAGTTATCACCGCGGTTGACACCTTGACCGATATGATCCAGCCGGCAATCATTGTCGTCTTGGGTCTTGGTGTCGGTTTTCTTCTCGCCGCTGTGCTTATGCCAATCTACAACATCGCCGGTGCATTTTAA
- a CDS encoding four helix bundle protein, producing the protein MQSYKNLIVWQKNFELVKSVYNLTKQFPREELYGLVSQMRRSAVSIPSNLAEGYSRKSRQEYIQFVRIAFGSGAELETQLLLVIDLKLANQNETEKVYNQLVEVMKMLNKLISSLTPKP; encoded by the coding sequence ATGCAATCTTACAAAAATCTGATTGTTTGGCAAAAAAATTTCGAACTTGTTAAATCTGTCTATAACCTGACCAAACAATTTCCAAGAGAGGAATTATACGGACTGGTTTCACAGATGCGCCGGTCGGCAGTTTCCATTCCGTCTAACCTTGCAGAAGGTTATAGTAGGAAATCAAGACAAGAATATATTCAGTTTGTAAGAATTGCTTTTGGTTCTGGGGCGGAATTAGAAACTCAACTTTTATTAGTTATAGACCTGAAACTGGCTAACCAAAACGAAACCGAAAAAGTGTATAATCAATTAGTGGAGGTAATGAAAATGCTGAACAAATTAATTTCTTCCCTAACCCCTAAACCCTAG
- a CDS encoding type II secretion system protein produces the protein MNIFRKSQKGFTLIELLVVIAIIGILSSVVLASLNTARTKAAISAYQAELRGAVPSLLVDCDGAASGANATVAATERHAAITVTCDGLGGFADVQVPPIPATLAECGTVTDEGVTFTGAVCA, from the coding sequence ATGAACATTTTCAGAAAAAGTCAAAAAGGTTTTACCTTAATTGAACTTTTGGTTGTTATCGCTATTATCGGTATCTTGTCTTCAGTTGTATTGGCTTCGCTTAATACTGCTAGAACAAAAGCAGCTATTTCAGCATATCAAGCTGAACTAAGAGGCGCTGTTCCATCACTTCTTGTTGATTGTGATGGCGCTGCTTCAGGTGCGAATGCTACAGTTGCGGCTACTGAGAGACATGCTGCAATCACAGTCACTTGTGATGGACTCGGCGGATTTGCTGATGTACAAGTTCCACCAATTCCGGCTACATTAGCAGAATGTGGAACGGTCACTGATGAGGGTGTAACCTTTACAGGTGCAGTTTGCGCATAA
- a CDS encoding transposase, with amino-acid sequence MGIRNITFSEGEFYHVFNRGVDKRVIFIDNGDRERFVRLLYATNSTMEAHISNYQGISLIEIPRGETIVDIGAWCIMPNHFHLLLREKIEKGISIFMKKLLTGYSMYFNTKYQRKGKLFEGKFSAKHLNTDNYLKYQYAYIHLNPIGIIENGWKQKKINDKEGAKKFLSSYDYSSYLDYAKSDDRVESAILEKPAFPEYFQTFTEFNSMIDEWINFEEL; translated from the coding sequence ATGGGAATAAGAAACATAACTTTTTCCGAGGGTGAATTTTATCACGTATTCAACCGAGGTGTAGATAAAAGGGTTATTTTTATTGATAATGGCGATCGCGAACGTTTTGTCCGCCTTTTGTACGCGACAAACAGTACTATGGAAGCGCATATCAGCAATTATCAAGGAATTTCCTTGATAGAAATCCCGCGAGGGGAGACTATTGTAGACATTGGCGCGTGGTGCATTATGCCTAACCATTTTCATCTTCTGTTGAGGGAAAAAATTGAAAAAGGGATAAGTATTTTTATGAAAAAGCTATTAACGGGATATTCAATGTATTTTAATACTAAATATCAAAGGAAGGGTAAACTTTTTGAAGGGAAGTTTTCAGCAAAACATTTAAATACTGATAATTATTTAAAATACCAATACGCTTATATCCATTTGAACCCAATCGGCATTATTGAAAATGGTTGGAAACAAAAAAAGATTAATGACAAAGAAGGAGCCAAAAAATTTCTTTCTTCTTACGATTATTCAAGTTATTTAGACTATGCAAAATCAGACGACAGAGTAGAATCAGCCATTTTAGAAAAACCGGCATTTCCGGAATACTTTCAAACTTTCACTGAATTTAATTCAATGATTGATGAATGGATAAATTTTGAAGAATTATAA